The Labeo rohita strain BAU-BD-2019 unplaced genomic scaffold, IGBB_LRoh.1.0 scaffold_87, whole genome shotgun sequence sequence GACGTCATTTCTACGAGGATACATCAACACTTGCATGTTTCTTTCACCCCTctataatgttctatttttgatAATTTATGAGGCTTGACTGAGAACTTCATCATGCAATGTCaatcctgttaccatttttaaaatctaaatttaaaacaatCCTTTCAAAGCGTACActatgtgcttttgtgaacttgaCTATTAGCTAGCAATTAGCAAATTTGTTTGAAACCATCAAACCAGTGGCACATGAGTTCTAATCAAACTATAGCATTTAGCAACACTTGCGTCAGTGacagggttgacaaaaatacccAAACATAAGGTGATAAAATAGTCATaagataataaattacatagcctgagacggcacaatacaatttcttgtcattttcatttcatggataatttaaaaatatggattaaacttattttattcttacattttttccaaGTGGAAAAGCCACCGAATTTGTGGAATGACCCGTAAATAGTTCTCTAATAAGTATTGTAAATATCTAAGAATGATTAGTtttatactttggatcaaacaccTGCGATCTGCAAGAAAATGTACTTTGCTGTATTGCTACAGAACAAACACTTAAGTTatagaatgtgaaaaaaaaagaagttccTCTTCATTTTGAACCTTAAAGAATTTTGTTTCAGGGAGCACAAAATGCACTCATTTCTCATTAAGTTCACTGCTTTTACCCACGATTCTATGAATGATAGACCCGACAAGTCCAGGTTATTTTCTACAGGAACAAACTGTTATCAGtatataaacatttgaaatgaCTTGGGAAACACACGACTACAGGACGGCACCAGActttaatgtaaacaaaataatttactgaAAGGCAATGATactgaggtcaaaggtcacacaCACCAACAGGAAATGCCAAGTTCTCACAGTAACTCCCATACTGAAAACGACAATCGGCAGTTCAATCTCACTCCAGTGTTATTCGAAAGCAAATAACAGAAACACGATAAGCACAATTCAGTCGACATACGACTCTCATTCGTCTCGTTTATCTGGTAGCGTCTCTCGTGTGTAAATGGACAGATTTCACCTCCTCTGCTGCCTTAGATAAGTGAAAAACCTCGGTGTTTCTGTGTTCCTTGCTTGTTTTTGATATGCAAAGAAAAAACTTCAATAGGAGAGTTGGATGTTAAAATGCAATGATTGTTGAGAACGCCACTGAATTAGTCACAGTAAAGAGAATTTAATGACTTAAAAGAAAAtgaccctgatagcacacatacatcatggagacatctgtttgacatctgcaagacatatttttttttttttgagcgtTTGCTCATCTGCTCACGTTtgtaggatgtttcctatcagatgtcaaagacatttattagacgtctttaagatgtttatgatttagattgcatgtacacagcagatgcttttcagaTCAAGTAATCTTTAACAGATGTACGTGTGCCATCTGGGTAATAATCATTGTATAGATTTAGCTGTGATCAGCCGAATGTAATAAATGAGCTCGCTGCATAATtagagctgaataatgacacagtATTGTCTGAAGAGCAGCTTTATGGCTTAAATTTTTTTCAAGCTGTAATTATAACCAAAGTTGTCTGACAAATCAGCACACAATAAGCCTTTGGTCTTCTGATCAGCTGGTGTAGTTCCTGTTTAATGTTTGCGGTCAGAGGCCTTTCTCTCCCAGAGCGCCCGTCTGCGTAGCTCTTTCGGTCCCCGCCGTTTTCCCCAGCTGTCCCTGAGCGTCCGGCCGTGCCGCAGTGGTCGCAGCAGGGGTGCTGGCCGGGACCTGCAGGTGTCCTGGGTCGGGATTAGGCACGGTACCCTCCATCACACCCATGTTGGGCGAATCCACGCCGACAGGAACCATGTAAATCACCTGAGAAAACGAGAGGTGCCGTAACAACAAACATCTCACACCGTGTCCTAACTACACACGACGCGACAAGCAATTTGGGTGTCCACACCACACCGCGACTGCACTCCCAGGGAAATGGGCAGGTTTATgatctaattcataaatattaaaccttAACATAATTAAATGTACATACTGAGTGACTGATACGGTCTTTGTTATGGAATACACTTGTTGGTTCGCATTGAGTTCACAGTTTTAATGTACACCTtcgctttcatttattttcaagatcGGAGGTAAATTTTCTGTTGTTGCTTTCAGTATGGCTATAAAGGTCACACAAAATACTATTCAAACTCACGTTAGACACATTCATCtttgaataaagcacataattcGCACCTGAGATTATCACTATTGTTGGTTTTTATGTTGTTGCTCCAGCCGTGAGGTTGTGGAAATAGAAACggtttctaaaatagaaattttacgCGTCGTCGTGGCGGCTAGTTAGGACATGGTGTCATCGTGGGACGATCCATAAACTATCACCACGGTTAGTGAATAGCtcacacagacatgaaaattATGTTATTGCACTTATTCTGTGGTGCACAAATGGCAATGATGCTTAATGTCCAGCGATATTGATTGCAGATACTATTTGACCTAAACTgaagctggatgatgacattaccgaatcaatgatgaactgcctttaactgaaaattgagggTTTACTTTTGtgcttttgcattattgacactatttaactatttaatactgtaaagctgctttgacacaatctgtatcgTTAAAAggcgacttgacttgacatttaGGAACTTCAGTAGAGACTTATGCTCtcaaaaattatgaaaacacaATAACAGCTTCATGTcatgaaaaaaagtattcacCTTTTTTCATAGGAGCgggcacggccatttgtaaaatttatggGTCTGACTTCCGATCCCGTCCGcgcccagctatttttagctgtacaaaacagcttgttttgcttcTTGATATTGCAGTTTTTTGTCAATAATCATGAACACACTGGCTTGCAATGCAAACCGTTTTACCGTTTTCTACACATTGTTGTCCTGGTTATtttcctatagcggctaatgaaccagaagtctcgtTCATAAGCTTATTTCCACgtcgaagaaagaaagaggatAAAATATGTTCTATACAAGGTGAACATTGTCATTAAACTTCAATAGATTTTTGTAATTCTTAATGTTTGACAGCGCTGTTCGCGTGCAATGTGAGGAAAAAGAGTAGCATGAACATTCGTCTAAACATCTCCtcgttcaacagaagaaagtctTAAACAGTGTGAGGGTCAGTAAGTgaccatttaaatttttaagtgaataaatcttgagtgtgtgtgtgtatgtttttaccTGAGCTGCGGCTCCTTCCTCTGAACTGCCAGAGTCTGACTGAAAAATAGAATGAATCGATGTCTTATTTCTATTCATAAGCAGATCTTTATCTGACGTGAAATTGCGCAAAAACACTTACAATTACAGCCTGCTGGACAAATGAATAGACCTAAAAATCACACAGAAACACCCAAAATGAACCTCtacacaaaaacataagaagcaaAAGTAAACTGTGTGTGGTCTGACTTTTAACTCGAGCTGCAGAATGAGAAAATATGTCTGATGAATGAAGACTGAAAAATGATTCAAGAAATGACCTGCAGTGGGACGTTTGAGGGGGCAAAGTTCGACatctgaaacaaaaagaaatcGAGAAAGCATCAGGACGGAACAGGGTCCAGTGCCGAGAAAGCGCACATGTATTGAGAGCTGCTCTGTACCTGGCCCTGCAGGACCAGAGACTCGGGTGGGTTGGGGGCGGGGCTGGGGGCGGAGTCTGTGGCGGGGCCACGTCCAGGGTCCAGCGGGAGAAGTGCACCGTTACCTGCATGTAAAGGCTTGGACACGCTTTGAGCACTGATCTGTGCAGAGAAAGTGCTGAAATGacagctacacacacacagaaacactttAGATTGCTCTGGTATGTACGACATGCTTACCTTGCTGTTGTTTGCCTGCAGAGTTTGGCCGCGTTGTGCGTTCTGCTCAGTCCCGGTCACCGGTATCAGAACCGTGTGAGATCCGTACGGCCCTATCACCGATACCGGGTACAGCAGCAGATTGAAACCCTCTCGAACTGGGAActaaacacaaatacacacatacaaatgtACGTGTATTTCTGCAGCGGACACTCTCGTACAAATGATGAGCTCTACAATCCCTTCCAGGCCGATGTCTCACACACCTGCTCTGCCGGCAGAGGGAAGATTCCCAACACGCACATCATCAGGAAAAGCCTTGGCGTTCGCTCAGATCCGTGGAAGTACGACATGACTCTCGTCTGATCTCTCAGTACAATATCAGCGACAGGCCGTTGGAGCGCTGCGTCCCGCAGATGTGAGCATCTACGTCTGTGCGGCTGAATTTAAAGAGTAGAAGCAGACGCACACATGCATCATGTCTGTCTGACAGGGAGAGAGACATTCTGTCACCGCTGACACGTTACAGACAGACGGTTTCAGGTGGATTTTGCATCAATTACAGTTGCTGTGAATGTTTCCAAGCACATATCAACAGGTCATGTAAATGGAATGAGAAGCTTAACCCATATAATGCTTAAATATCTCACAGGTACTTTTCTTAAAACTAGCAACACAGTTCAGTGATTTTGTGATTTGCGTGATGAATGTTTACAGTTCCATTAAAAGAGCTGAAACCAAACagccacagagagagagagagagagagagagctgacAGTGGATAATCTTTGAAATAACAGCTTGTTTCTGTCtgctgtgtgagtgtgtgtcatGTGTCTGAATACACCAGTGAAGAGGcagggcacacacacacacacacaaaggtttttgtgaactgtggggactttccatagacttctactgtttttatactgtacaaaccatccatccacctcacaggtgtgagtacaaaaatataaaatttatttttttgacaccaaagcccatCGATAGCAACGCTTCACTGAACTGActgtatatgaataaaaaaaatgtatttatttgacacaaactgcctgctgttaGTGTTAAGTACCTGAAGATTCTGTATAtgaattcaaaatgtatttgacagGAAGTGCCTGGGACCgctgataattattttaagttattttatatgaacagaaaatgtttttgttacaaaaactgcttgcgattgctgactggtatctgaagatattatttattaatataaaatgtatctgacgccaaatccacgagatcgctatCAAGTATGATGGAACTgtacagaaataaacaaaaattttaaatctattttttctgcttttttcaaGTTGTTTTATATGAAccgaaaatgcttttatttctcacaaactGCTTgcaattgctgactggtatctgaagttaatgtttattaatataaaatgtatctggcACGAAATCCACCAGATTGCAGAAAAGTATTATATAactgtacaaaaatatgaaatgtatttatttgacacctgtaacgccacgccagcagagggagccctcacccattgactgcctgttgctgctccctctgatGCTTctctggtaacttcctgtttggtggccttttaaggaggcctaaaccaaacaggccccgcgaagtattgttttgcctgtgcggactcttcTGAGCATTTTTCTCGGATTTCCTTgccttgttttttgttattttcacgGTTTGGTttcttgtcatagttttgcctcctttttgccattgttttgttctgtttctttgccatagtttttgccttgtttcattgccttgtttattttgctacttTGACTGCCCTCTGGTATTTTGACGTTCTGCCTGTTTTCTGGATTAGTATGATGGAACGATTGTTTTGCCCTGGTTtactctgtttgtttggagacacttttttgtcaattttttatatgaacagaaaatatttttatttgacaaaaactgcttgcgattgctgactggtatctgaaggttatgttaattaatataaaatgtatctgacgccaaatccacgagatcgctaacaagtaTGATCTAAaggtacaaaaatattaaatgtatttatttgacaccaaagccctgacacttttttcaagtcaaTTTTTATTCacagaaattgtttttatttgagaaaaacggcttgtgattgctgactggtatctgatcttaatgtttattaatataaaatgtgtctgacgccaaatccacgagatcgctaacaGGTATGATGGAACCATACAGAAAtatccaaaaatattaaaagtatttttaaatttctgaGTTTTTACTTACATACTCCCAGCAATCTTTAGGAACATCTTTAGCAATATTGTCTCCAGCACAACTTTTAATAGATATCCAACATGCCAATGACAATTTCACTCAGCACAAATTCAATGGTAATTCATTCAACAATTGAAGCATTTATTGGAGTTGATTTGACTGCTTCTAAACACTAAGTGCTCTATTTTGTATTCTATCTAACTTCTTTAGTAATGTCTCTGACGCCACACTATATATCATGCAGCCATAATCAAACACGGATCTGATCAAAGCCTGATACACCATCAACACTGAGGATCTTTCTGCTCCCCATTCTTTACCAACTACTGCCctcataacatttagtttttctacACTTCTTCTATATGTTTCTTCCAAGTGTACCTGGTATCCAGCCAGATGcctaaatgtttaaatactttCACTTGTTCTATCAGTTTTCCAAatatagataatataatatcattaggatttttttcCTTCTACTAAATATCATATAACATGACTTGCTAGTTGATATTTTAAATCACCAGTCTATACTCCATCTTTCAACCTTTTTAATAGCAGATTGGATACTTAACTTGGGTCAAGTTTCATCCTCTCTTCCATATAGCTCCATCATAAGCATATAATGCACAGCCTATTTCAGGtcctaaattattaaaaatatcatttatcataacattaaaaagtattggGCTAATAGCAGTTCCTTGCGGAATGCCAttgctgcattaaaaaaatgaagactGACATGAACCCACTTAAACTACAAATGTTCTatcaaataaaagttgttttaaccAGTTATATAATTTGCCCACTATACCCATTTTGGAAGCTTTATATAGCAATCCTTCTTGCCATACTGTATCATATGCCTTTTCTATATCTATAATATACTACTATCATGATCGTTTTCATATTAATTGCCTTGTCTTTTTCATTACTGACTTTACTTAACGCATCGATCATTGATCTTCCTCTTCTGAAACCACACTGATATTGTCACGAATCCTgtccaccagaggtcgcctgtgCTTCATATTGACTCTTACACTACACAAACAATTGcactacaccctggactacatttcccatgttTCACCTCATCCGTTACGCAAacagctgcagccaatcacaGTATAAATACAGGGTCTCTAACTATCATTCATTTGCCGAGTATTGCATTGTGCTTAGCACCCCCTAAGTGTTAGCAAACTTACAGAGCCATCTCCCAGTAATCCTATGTCTAGTTAATTCCTGTTCTTGCCTAGTTAtccaagttttatttatttatttttttttttagctagcATGTTATCTCGTCTTGTTCAGGCAGCAACCTGCCCTGGAATTATCATCATTTGTCTTGGATTTACCTTTCGTTTGGCTGTTTTGGACTCTGTTTGCGCCTTGTATGAACTCTTGCATATTTATTGGATTacccttttgcctagccccctggattacgttcgccgctgATTTACCCTCATCTGTCTtggattactcttgtgtcttgcccgTACTGTACCCATTTGCTGATGTTTGaccaaaatatttcaaaatatttcagctgTATCCCCCTTTACTTTATCTTTATTATCTGATTACTTTCCATTCACAAATCTCAGCCATTTCTTTTGGTATTATTGTAAGATCTAAACATGATACTGTATTATCTATTACATTATATCTAGTTCCTTCTTCAGAGTTTAAGCAAACTAAAGATCTTTCCTCCATAAATTGTTCAATTATTTCCCCATTAGAATCTATTTTTTACTAGCCCATAACCAATTGTGAGCATTAAAATCTCCACACCATAACTCTTTCTTTCCTTGTTCAACTTTTTCAAGTGAGTttagtgaaatgtttttacatggATTATAAAAGTTACATACTACGAGTGAGCCCTCATGATAAAAACCTCAAGCAAAACTCCTTCACCTCTGTGAGAATTCTGTAAGTCATTCCCTCTTTTATAAACGTATCTAGCCCAAATAACCCTAACCGTTCCAACCAATTGATCTATAGCCTTAGATAAACCAACTGGATGTAACTGTTTTCCTGCATTTTTATCAAAAGTTATCATTACTTTAAATCCTGTCATCTCATTTTGAATTAAGTCTTCCCCAGGATCTATTTGACAcgttttagtctttttttatttaattcgaCTGCCACATTAAACAGTAAATCTTCAGTGTCATCCTGATCTTTAGACATTATTTCCTTGTGtttagtgtttttctttttggaaaAGACCTGTGTAAATCCCAAGCTATCATCCATTGTTGACTCATCATTGCAAAACAAGCAAAGTTCAGTTCAAATGTTCCAAGTTTACTatcttttattaacattatctGTTATAAGATTTATGCAACCAAGTACCGCATCAACCAAATTCACACTTACAAACTCCCGCCTCCTGGACACGAGTTCTCCAATCATGTGCATACCGGTCCTGCTTTATTCTTTCTATTTCCATTAGAAATAGCGGTATCTGTGTCCAAAATAATggtgttaaataatataatacagatattaatttctttatgtatgtatataaaatcatGGTGTATccttttaacattattatatttaatagtaatatctacacatatttatttatatatttatttattagggctgtagttgccacttttgtgtttttaagcttTTCCATGAGCCTTCCATATGACCTACTGACCTCCGAGAATCAGTCCCCTTATATTACCTCAAAATTGTGTAtatcttgttttctgtttttatttttgctatatacatatgtatatttctctctctctctctcatatatACCCAGATAGTCATTATTACGGCCTTCCAATAGGCCGCCAATGTTGGTGGTAGAAGTGAGCAAGCAATTGATGCGTACAAATTAAATCTATGCACGCTGATGTTTAAAGTGCTAACAGTGTCCTTTATTGTGCTTCAATAAACAGTTTGCCGTTTGCTTCCTGTGAGCTTTCCTTTCAATTTGTGACATACAATATGAAGTTCATACCTTGCAAACAGAGCAAACCCATTGTCCATAGTCCATATTATTCCTTGCATGGTTATGCGTTAAACTCAGTCCACACAATATAGCTACTTGACCCGATAAGCTAGTGAGCAGGATAACTTGTAGCTGTACACTCAATCAAGGTCAAAAACTGTTTGCTTTTCTGCCACCACACATACCTTCTAATTAGACAGGTGCTCTTAATATATGAGAGTGTCACAACGCCTCCCCATGGACAAAACACAAACTGCTTTAAAATGGCTCCTACATTCATAATatgaataaatcaatgaatcaataaattaattaaaaattaggaGTATAAGCGTCTAAGGCTGTACTGCAAGGTGTAAAATGCTGGGGGTAAGGAATGAAAAAATCCAAACATCAGACAATGTCCAACCTCAGTTACGCTCTGGCCTACACTTCAGGTGCCTGCTTCGGTTTCTGCTTCGATTTAGCTCTCTCTATCAAGACCTATTCACTGTTTTATCGTTTCTACATCTCTTTAATGTTATGTTATGGTATCTGTATCCACAATTCTTTGTAAAAAGTtgctatattaaatataaattatttgtgtatatattatcAGTCATGTTGTACCCTTTTAAAAGTAAGggttatatttcataatattatatatctgtttatttatgaattaaacaATTCCTCAGTACTGTTATTTGCTACTGTTAGCAAACATTAGTAAAAGgaatttttaaacactttttttgtcactgaataaatatattaatgttttacttctttaaaacaatattttatatatatatatatatatatatatatatgtgactaAATCATGATGTGGGCTTATTTGGAGCACATGCTTGCCCAAATGGTGCCAATGTACGATTTAAGCCCATGCCAGACTTTTGACTAttcataaaatatcttaattttatatTCCAAAGCGTACaactaattaatacattttcaaatgagaGAGAAATCTTGCATTTTAACAATAGATTTGTCTTATAAACAAAGTCAGTATCTATGAAAAACACTTAAACTTTGATTCTGTGAGCTTAATGGGTACACTTAC is a genomic window containing:
- the si:ch211-149b19.4 gene encoding uncharacterized protein si:ch211-149b19.4 — its product is MSYFHGSERTPRLFLMMCVLGIFPLPAEQFPVREGFNLLLYPVSVIGPYGSHTVLIPVTGTEQNAQRGQTLQANNSKISAQSVSKPLHAGNGALLPLDPGRGPATDSAPSPAPNPPESLVLQGQMSNFAPSNVPLQVYSFVQQAVISDSGSSEEGAAAQVIYMVPVGVDSPNMGVMEGTVPNPDPGHLQVPASTPAATTAARPDAQGQLGKTAGTERATQTGALGEKGL